The DNA window GCCATGGCATAGGAAGTGTAATTTTAGTGCCTCTTCCTGAACCAGCTTTGTGAAAAGTAACTCTTCCTCTTCTTTTTTCCATTGTCCCACCCTTTCCTGTAACTTATTGTCCATACATTTCTTTGCTTTTGATTAATAAATCGTTGATTTTAAAAAACACCAAAAAATAATATAATCTGAAAAAATACTCCCACCAAAAAAGCCCGCCATCTCCCGGCGAGCCTTTAGTTATCTATTTATTTCCTTCTGTTCCGTCTGTAGATTTTTCATTTAATTCTGCAAAAGTAGTTATCATACTAGCCAGATTTTGATAATTGCTTGGTATTATTATCTTAGTGGCCTTACCGTCAGCCACTTTTCCGAATGTCTCCATTCCTTTTAATGCTAATACTTCACTGGTAGCTCCTGCTTCTTTCAGTAATATTATTGCTTCTGCATTTGCTTTTTGTACTGCAAGAATAGCCTGTGCTTCCCCTTCTGCTTCTCTTATCTTCTGCTGTTTTACAGCTTCCGCTCTCAAGATAGCTGCTTCTTTTTCCCCTTCAGCCTCTCTTATCTTCTGTTCTTTTACAGCATTTGCCCTAAGAACCACAGATTCTTTATCAGCTTCGGCTTTCAGGATAATTTCTCTTTTTTCTCTTTCCGCTTTCATCTGTCTTTCCATTGAATTTCTGATATCTTCTGGCGGTAATATATTCTTAAGCTCTACTCTGTTTACCTTTATTCCCCAAGGGTCAGTTGCCACATCAAGCTCAGTTCTCATCTTTGTATTTATGATATCTCTTGAAGTCAGAGTTTCGTCAAGTTCCATTTCACCAATTATATTTCTTAATGTAGTAGCCGTAAGATTTTCTATTGCCGACATTGGTCTTTCTACCCCGTATGTATACTGTCTTGAATCAGTTATCTGAAAATAAATTACTGTATCAATCTGCATTGTTACGTTATCTTTTGTAATAACCGGCTGCGGCGGGAAATCTACTACCTGTTCCTTTGTAGACACTACTCTTACCACTCTGTCAATAAACGGTGCTAATGTGTTAAACCCTGCATGTAAAGTCCCGTTATATTTCCCAAGTCTTTCCACTATACATTCCTTTGTCTGAGGAACTATTCTTATACATGTCATAAAAACAATTATAAAAATTACAATTACTATTCCTAATAATACTAAAATACCCATTTCTTCCTCCTTATAATTTTTTATTTATCTTTTTTTCCAGTATCAGCTTGTTTCCAGTTAACCCTGTTATTACCACTTTCTCATTAACCTCAAGGTTATCTGTAGAGACAGCTCTCCACATTTTATCATCAAGGGCTACTTCGTACACTCCCTCATCAAGTATTTTTGCTATTTTTGTTTCCCTTCCCACGGTCCTGTTCCCAAAACTTATATCATCTTTATTATTTTTATAAAGATACTTTTTCGCAAGCGGTCTCGTAATAAGGAGCAGTGCAAATGAAAGCACAGCAAAAACATAAAATTCTGTATTTACATCTTTTATTACAGGTGCTAAAAAAATCATAACTATTCCGGCAAGTCCGAACCATACTGTTACTAATCCCGGAATCACCAGTTCCAGTACCAGAAACACTCCGGCTACAATTACCCAAAACATTGAACTCATAAAACCTCCTTAGAGAATATTCTTATAATATTCCATTTAAAAATCTGAAACCCTGTTAATCATAAAATATTTGTCTGTCTTTTTCTGCTTTATATAATTAAGCTGTTCCAAATTAGTCCTTTTTATATAAATCAAGATTTTCCTTAAGCTTGGCAAGCTTATTTTCCAGTTCTTCCTTAATTCCGTTTTCCTTGTCTACTACATCCTGAGGTGCTTTGCTAAGGAATTTTTCATTGGAAAGTTTTCCAAGAACTCTTTTTAATTCTACTTCTGTTTTTTCTATATCTTTTTTCAGCTTTGCAGTTTCTTTTTCAGTGTCTATAAGTCCTTCCAGCGGTACGAATATCTCTGTATTATCTGCAAGTCTGAATCCTGTGAGCTTTGGTATTTCTTTTTCGTTATCTATACTGTATTTTTCTACATTTGACAGCTTATCAAGTATTTTTGCATTTTCTTCAAGTATCTTTCTCTCACTGTTATCATTTGTCTTGAATATAACTTCTATTTTCTTTGAAGGCGGTACATTTACCTCTCCTCTGATATTTCTTATTGCAGTAATTACTTCTTTCAGATAATCAAACTCATCTTCGGCTTTTTTATCCAGAAGAGCCTCGTCATATACCGGGAACTCAGAAAGCATAATAGTCTCACCATCAAGCTTTACTTTCTGCCATAATTCCTCAGTTATAAAAGGCATAAACGGATGAAGCAGCTTCAAACCGTTATCAAGTATGTGTCTAAGTACCCACTGTGCAGTCTTTTTATCCTGTTCGTCTCCGCCGTATACTCTTGTCTTTGCAGCTTCCACATACCAGTCACAGAATTCACCTCTGAAAAACTCATATGCTATTTTGGCAGCCATATCAAGTTCATATCCGTCAAGTGCGCTGTTTACTTCTTTTGCTGCATTTTGCAGTTTTGAAAGTATCCATCTGTCTTCCAGCTTAAATTCAAGTTCTGTTACTGATGTTTTATAATCAAAATCCTCAAGGTTCTGAAGAACGAATTTTGAGGCATTCCATACTTTGTTAGAAAAGTTTGCTCCCATTTCCAGTAATTTTTCAGAGAAGAATATATCCTGTCCCTGTGAAGTATTATACAGAAGGCTGAATCTTATTGCATCTGCCCCGTATCTGTCTATAAGATCAAGCGGATCAGGCGAGTTCCCTAGGGATTTACTCATTTTTCTTCCTTTTTCATCTCTTACTATACCGTTTAAGTATACATATTTAAATGGTATTTCATCAAATAAATACTCACTTATCATTATCATTCTTGAAACCCAGAAAAATATAATATCTGCTGCTGTTACCAATGCATCTGTAGGGAAAAACTTTTCCAGTTCCTTTGTCTTTTCAGGCCATCCCATAGTAGAAAAAGGCCATAGCTGTGATGAAAACCATGTATCTAATACATCCGTTTCCTCAGTAAGTTCTACTTCTTTGCCGTATTTTTCCTTAGCCTGCTGTTTTGCCTCTTCAAGCGATTTCGCTACAAATATCGTCCCGTCTTCAGAATAATATGCCGGAATTCTGTGTCCCCACCACAGCTGTCTTGAAATACACCAGTCTCTAATATTTTCAAGCCAGTTATAGTATACTTTTATCCATCTTTGCGGTGAAATTGTAATTTCTCCGTTTCTTACTACTTCAAGGGCTTTTTTGGCAAGGGGCTGCATTCTTACGAACCACTGGTTAGAAACTCTCGGCTCAATTACTGTACCGCATCTGTAACAATGTCCCACAGAGTGATGGTGTTCTTTTACCTCTCCAAGAAGTCCCAGTTCCTCAAGATCTTTTAGAATCTCTCTTCTTGCCGCGAATCTGTCCAGACCTTTATATTTTCCGCCGTTTTCATTTATGCTTCCGTCTTCTTCCATTATATTCAGTAAAGGAAGATTAGTTCTTTTGGCTACTTCAAAGTCATTCGGATCATGTGAAGGAGTCATTTTTACCGCACCTGTTCCAAATTCCATATCTACATATTCATCCGCCACTATTGGTATCTCTCTGTTCATCAGAGGAAGTACAACACTTTTTCCGATAAGATGCTTATATCTGCTGTCATTTGGGTTTACTGCAACTCCGGTATCTCCAAGCATAGTCTCAGGTCTTGTAGTCGCAATAGTCAGATGTTCACTGCTGTCTTTTACAGGATATCTTATCTGCCATATCTTTCCTGTTACTTCTTCATGCTCTATTTCATCATCAGCAAGCGCCGTTTTGTCTTTCGGACACCAGTTAACTATATATTCTCCTTTATATATCAGATCATCATTATATAATCTTACGAAAACATCCTTTACAGCATCTGAAAGACCTTCATCCATGGTAAATCTTTCTCTTTGCCAGTCAAGCGACGAACCCAGACTTCTAAGCTGTTTTGTTATTATCCCGCCGTGCTTTTCTTTCCATTCCCATGTTTTTTCCAGAAACTTTTCTCTTCCTATTTCTTCTTTAGTAGTCCCTTCTTCCATGAGCCATTTTTCCACTTTATTCTGTGTAGCTATACCGGCATGATCTGTTCCCGGCATCCATAAAGTATCAAAACCTGACATTCTTTTCCATCTTATTATTGTATCCTGTATTGAATTATTCAGTATATGTCCCATATGAAGAATCCCCGTTACATTCGGCGGCGGTATTACTATTGAATAGCCGGGCTTTTCATCATTATGCTGTGCACTGAAATAACCTTTTTCTTCCCATAATTTATACCATTTTTCTTCTATTTCCTTAGGCGAATAGCTTTTACTCAATTCTGACATTTTTAACCTCCGTAATTATCTATAAACAAATCTAAAAGTCCCTCTCTGCTTTTCTTTACATAAAAAGAAAAATAAGGAGAAAATCATCTCCTGCTCCCCTTGGATATACCCCGGAAAATTTTGCTGCCCTGTATTATTTCATTCAAGACTTTGGAAATTAGGAACGAGGGTCAGATATTTCGGCATTGACGGATAATTTACCCGTCATACAAAATATCAGTCTAAATTTAACAATATATTTATGATTTATATTTAAAATTCTCCCCTGATTTAGATTATTCTTTTCTATATAAAATACCATTTTTATTAGATTTTGTCAATATTTATGATTGCAGAACCCCTAAAAATCTTCTTCTCTAATTAACGGATGTTAAAAATTAAAATTTAATAAGGATTTGTTTTTTTTTGAAGAATATAAAATTTTTTTTTATTTTTTTAAATTTGTTTATACATGTAAAATCGCTGTGCGGGAATTTTGGTTAAAAAAATAACCGTTATTTTTTCTTTCCCGCTATTGACATTCTTAATAATCAAATTATAATTATATCAAACAATATATGACATACTCATTAAAACTAATACCTTGTTATTAACTTGCAGGGGAAAAATATTTTGACATTGTCATTGTTAGTTATTTCAAATATAAGTTGGACAAAAACACTAGTGAGGAGTACTAATGCATGATATTCTAATTATCGGCGCCGGGGTAACAGGTGCCTGTATTGCAAGGGAACTGTCGAAATACGATTTAGACATTTTGGTGTTGGAGAAAAATAACGATGTCGCTGACGAGACCACCAAGGCGAATTCTGCTATTATACATGCGGGATTTGATGCAAAGGAAGGAACACTTATGGCCAAGCTGAATGTTCTGGGAAATTCAATGTTTGACAAATTATCGAAAGAACTTGATTTTCCTTTCAGAAGAAACGGCTCACTTGTCCTTGCTTTCAGCGATGAGGATATGGAATCAATAGAAAATTTGAAAAACAGGGGTGGTAAAAACGGAGTTCCTGAATTAAGTATTCTTTCCAAGGAAGAAACACTCAAACTGGAACCCAATTTAAGCAAAGATATTAAAGGGGCGTTATTAGCAAAAACAGGAGGTATTGTCGGTCCTTGGGAAATGACAATTGCACTTTTTGAAAATGCTGTTGATAATGGTGTAACTCTGCTGCTTGATAATGAAGTCATTAATATTTCAATAGAAGACAGCCATTTTCTTATTTTCACAAAAAATTCACAGTACAAAGCAAAAATTATTATTAATTGTGCAGGTGTTCACGCAGATACTATTCAAAATATGCTGACCGAGCCGTCTTACGAAATACATCCGCGAAAAGGCGAGTATTTTGTACTAAGCAAAGATGAAGGCACAAAATTCAGTCATACTGTTTTTCAGCCGCCTACCAAGGTAGGAAAAGGAATTTTGATCACTCCTACTGTTCACGGGAACCTTCTTATAGGCCCTGATGCTGAAAGTATTCCTGAAAAGGAAGATAAGTCCACATCACGTGAAAGACTCGAATTAATAAAAGCCACAGCGGCAAAATCTTCGCAAAACATAAATTATCTTGAGCAGATAAGACAATTTTCTGGGCTTAGAGCTGAATCAGACAGGGATGACTTCATCATAGAAGAAAATAAAAACATTCCCGGCTTCATAGATGTCGCAGGGATTAAGTCTCCCGGATTATCTGCAGCTCCTGCGATCGCGCTGAAAGTACGGGATATTTTATCTGAAAAAATTACTTTAAAAGAAAAGAAAAATTTTAAACCTTATATAGAAAAACATATTATTTTTGACAAATTAAACTATGAAGAAAAAAATAAACTAATTGCTGAAAATCCAAAATACGGACATATTGTATGCAAATGCGAAAATATCACAGAAGGTGAAGTCATTGATGCTATTCACAGAAAAGTGGGAGCCAGAACTGTGGACGGAATAAAAAGAAGAGGCCGGCCGGGTATGGGTCTCTGTCAGGGGACTTTCTGCGGACCGAAAATTCAGGAAATTCTTTCTTCGGAGCTTGCTCTAGAACTTAATGAAATTACAATGGATTCAGATTCTTCTTATATCCTCACAAACAAAACGAAAGGAGATGGATGATGGAACTGGAATATGATCTTATTATAGTCGGCGGCGGCTCTGCCGGATTAGCTGCTGCCAAGACTGCCAAAGAAAACGGTATTTCCAAAATACTAATTCTGGAAAGAGAAAAAGAACTGGGTGGAATTCTGAGACAGTGCATTCATAACGGCTTTGGAATACATAAGTTCAAAAAAGAACTTACTGGCCCTGAATATGCTCAGGAATATATAAATGAAATAAATCGTCTCGGAATTAATTATAAAATAGACGCTACAGTGGTTTCTATAGAGACCAGTCCTGATGAACGCAGCAGTAAATTTATTTATGTGGTTTCCGAAGAAGGATACCATGTCTATGAAACAAAGGCTGTAATACTTGCTATGGGATGTTATGAACGTACAAGGGGAGGAATTGCCATTCCCGGAGATCGTCCGTCAGGTGTATTTACTGCGGGACAGGCTCAGACTTTTATAAATATGAGCGGATATATGGTAGGAAAGGAAATTGTTATTCTGGGCTCTGGCGACATAGGACTTATTATGGCAAGAAGACTCACGCTAGAAGGTGCTTCAGTAAAAGCCGTTGTTGAGTTAATGCCGTATTCAAACGGTCTAAACAGAAATATAGTACAGTGTCTTGAAGATTTTGACATCCCTTTGCTGCTTTCACATACAGTTATTAATATAAATGGCAAAAACCGTGTAGAATCGGTAGTTATAGCAAAAGTTGATGAAAACAGAAGTCCGGTTCCCGGAACAGAACAGGAAATAATCTGTGATACACTTCTTATTTCAGCAGGTCTGCTTCCTGATAATTCCTTGTCAAAAAAACTGGGAATACAAATTGACCCGAAAACAAAAGGCGCAATTGTAAATGAAAAAATGGAAACCAATATCAAAGGAATTTTTGCCTGCGGAAATGTTCTGCATGTCCATGATCTTGTGGATTATG is part of the Sebaldella sp. S0638 genome and encodes:
- a CDS encoding SPFH domain-containing protein; translated protein: MGILVLLGIVIVIFIIVFMTCIRIVPQTKECIVERLGKYNGTLHAGFNTLAPFIDRVVRVVSTKEQVVDFPPQPVITKDNVTMQIDTVIYFQITDSRQYTYGVERPMSAIENLTATTLRNIIGEMELDETLTSRDIINTKMRTELDVATDPWGIKVNRVELKNILPPEDIRNSMERQMKAEREKREIILKAEADKESVVLRANAVKEQKIREAEGEKEAAILRAEAVKQQKIREAEGEAQAILAVQKANAEAIILLKEAGATSEVLALKGMETFGKVADGKATKIIIPSNYQNLASMITTFAELNEKSTDGTEGNK
- a CDS encoding NfeD family protein — encoded protein: MSSMFWVIVAGVFLVLELVIPGLVTVWFGLAGIVMIFLAPVIKDVNTEFYVFAVLSFALLLITRPLAKKYLYKNNKDDISFGNRTVGRETKIAKILDEGVYEVALDDKMWRAVSTDNLEVNEKVVITGLTGNKLILEKKINKKL
- a CDS encoding valine--tRNA ligase produces the protein MSELSKSYSPKEIEEKWYKLWEEKGYFSAQHNDEKPGYSIVIPPPNVTGILHMGHILNNSIQDTIIRWKRMSGFDTLWMPGTDHAGIATQNKVEKWLMEEGTTKEEIGREKFLEKTWEWKEKHGGIITKQLRSLGSSLDWQRERFTMDEGLSDAVKDVFVRLYNDDLIYKGEYIVNWCPKDKTALADDEIEHEEVTGKIWQIRYPVKDSSEHLTIATTRPETMLGDTGVAVNPNDSRYKHLIGKSVVLPLMNREIPIVADEYVDMEFGTGAVKMTPSHDPNDFEVAKRTNLPLLNIMEEDGSINENGGKYKGLDRFAARREILKDLEELGLLGEVKEHHHSVGHCYRCGTVIEPRVSNQWFVRMQPLAKKALEVVRNGEITISPQRWIKVYYNWLENIRDWCISRQLWWGHRIPAYYSEDGTIFVAKSLEEAKQQAKEKYGKEVELTEETDVLDTWFSSQLWPFSTMGWPEKTKELEKFFPTDALVTAADIIFFWVSRMIMISEYLFDEIPFKYVYLNGIVRDEKGRKMSKSLGNSPDPLDLIDRYGADAIRFSLLYNTSQGQDIFFSEKLLEMGANFSNKVWNASKFVLQNLEDFDYKTSVTELEFKLEDRWILSKLQNAAKEVNSALDGYELDMAAKIAYEFFRGEFCDWYVEAAKTRVYGGDEQDKKTAQWVLRHILDNGLKLLHPFMPFITEELWQKVKLDGETIMLSEFPVYDEALLDKKAEDEFDYLKEVITAIRNIRGEVNVPPSKKIEVIFKTNDNSERKILEENAKILDKLSNVEKYSIDNEKEIPKLTGFRLADNTEIFVPLEGLIDTEKETAKLKKDIEKTEVELKRVLGKLSNEKFLSKAPQDVVDKENGIKEELENKLAKLKENLDLYKKD
- a CDS encoding NAD(P)/FAD-dependent oxidoreductase; translation: MHDILIIGAGVTGACIARELSKYDLDILVLEKNNDVADETTKANSAIIHAGFDAKEGTLMAKLNVLGNSMFDKLSKELDFPFRRNGSLVLAFSDEDMESIENLKNRGGKNGVPELSILSKEETLKLEPNLSKDIKGALLAKTGGIVGPWEMTIALFENAVDNGVTLLLDNEVINISIEDSHFLIFTKNSQYKAKIIINCAGVHADTIQNMLTEPSYEIHPRKGEYFVLSKDEGTKFSHTVFQPPTKVGKGILITPTVHGNLLIGPDAESIPEKEDKSTSRERLELIKATAAKSSQNINYLEQIRQFSGLRAESDRDDFIIEENKNIPGFIDVAGIKSPGLSAAPAIALKVRDILSEKITLKEKKNFKPYIEKHIIFDKLNYEEKNKLIAENPKYGHIVCKCENITEGEVIDAIHRKVGARTVDGIKRRGRPGMGLCQGTFCGPKIQEILSSELALELNEITMDSDSSYILTNKTKGDG
- a CDS encoding NAD(P)/FAD-dependent oxidoreductase; translation: MELEYDLIIVGGGSAGLAAAKTAKENGISKILILEREKELGGILRQCIHNGFGIHKFKKELTGPEYAQEYINEINRLGINYKIDATVVSIETSPDERSSKFIYVVSEEGYHVYETKAVILAMGCYERTRGGIAIPGDRPSGVFTAGQAQTFINMSGYMVGKEIVILGSGDIGLIMARRLTLEGASVKAVVELMPYSNGLNRNIVQCLEDFDIPLLLSHTVININGKNRVESVVIAKVDENRSPVPGTEQEIICDTLLISAGLLPDNSLSKKLGIQIDPKTKGAIVNEKMETNIKGIFACGNVLHVHDLVDYVSTEAEVAAASAVEYIKNQSKPENENNEVIVHIEPGSGLIYTVPQNFNINTDSKLLNISFRVNNVYKDKKISVKCQDKEIARFKRSHLVPSEMEKISVPTDLIESNLIISVEGDSL